The Moraxella osloensis genome contains a region encoding:
- a CDS encoding PIN domain-containing protein, with translation MVLIDTNILLRFILQDHAELSKKANQIIADNRVTCLNAVVYEAIHVLQNVYGIDRLIVANEIQSLFIDDIIESDDKALSIKALNVFKETKMDFMDCLLIAYDILYQHQIFSFDKKVNNYLKRHYQN, from the coding sequence ATGGTACTCATTGATACGAATATCTTACTTAGATTCATCTTGCAAGATCATGCCGAACTCAGCAAAAAGGCTAACCAAATAATTGCTGATAATAGGGTTACCTGTCTAAATGCGGTGGTTTATGAAGCCATTCACGTATTGCAAAATGTCTATGGCATAGACCGTTTAATCGTAGCGAATGAAATCCAATCGCTATTTATCGATGACATTATCGAAAGCGATGATAAAGCCTTATCAATCAAGGCATTAAACGTATTTAAAGAAACCAAGATGGATTTTATGGATTGTTTATTAATCGCGTATGACATACTTTATCAACATCAAATTTTCTCATTTGATAAAAAGGTTAATAACTACCTAAAACGACATTATCAAAATTAA